From Vigna unguiculata cultivar IT97K-499-35 chromosome 5, ASM411807v1, whole genome shotgun sequence, the proteins below share one genomic window:
- the LOC114184017 gene encoding uncharacterized protein LOC114184017, with translation MASKASSSASQTHALSSISDQRVSLTLAFLKALGMERPLPQIFDTSGIYSNLFRSFLKVNDIKKGRISCTIAIKLPIANFYGTLHGGSVASFVESLSTACARTVVAEDKELFLGEITLSYLSAAPINEEVQAEACVVKSGRNVTMIALEFKLKKTGNLTCVAHTTFYNFPVAKL, from the exons ATGGCGTCGAAAGCTTCTTCCTCTGCTTCGCAAACCCACGCACTGTCTTCAATTTCCGACCAACGTGTTTCTCTAACTCTAGCTTTTCTTAAAGCATTGGGCATGGAGAGACCTCTTCCACAGATTTTCGACACCAGTGGCATCTACTCCAACTTATTTCGAAGCTTTCTCAAAGTCAACGACATCAAAAAGGGACGAATCTCTTGCACCATTGCTATCAAGCTCCCAATCGCA AATTTTTATGGAACACTGCATGGAGGATCTGTTGCATCTTTTGTTGAGTCACTGTCTACTGCTTGTGCTAGAACTGTTGTTGCTGAGGACAAGGAACTTTTTCTTGGGGAAATTACTCTATCTTATCTATCTGCAGCTCCAATAAAT GAAGAAGTTCAAGCTGAAGCTTGTGTGGTGAAGAGTGGAAGAAATGTGACTATGATTGCACTAGAGTTTAAGCTGAAGAAAACTGGGAATTTGACATGTGTTGCTCATACCACCTTCTATAACTTCCCTGTTGCCAAGTTATGA